From one Thalassoroseus pseudoceratinae genomic stretch:
- the mreD gene encoding rod shape-determining protein MreD: MQHLGFLLLIYTALVCQVTGVLTGPVGPHYLVLAVVTAGLTLRGWSAYVWAAIAGLLSDGLIGGPLGVDMLVGVWTVFGIRRWLASHSQRGESAGMTATVSVAAVAIFAALFFSQTARLLITGQQSDHAQVVLAVAATGFCTLAVVLIFLCVQAFVRRLAVQPLPHEINL; this comes from the coding sequence ATGCAGCATCTCGGATTTTTACTCCTCATTTACACAGCCTTGGTTTGCCAAGTGACGGGAGTTTTGACCGGTCCCGTCGGACCGCATTACCTCGTCTTGGCTGTCGTGACTGCCGGGCTGACGTTACGCGGATGGTCGGCGTATGTCTGGGCAGCGATCGCGGGGTTACTGAGTGATGGCTTGATCGGTGGTCCGCTGGGAGTCGATATGCTGGTGGGCGTCTGGACGGTTTTCGGAATTCGTCGCTGGTTGGCAAGTCATTCCCAACGTGGCGAATCCGCTGGCATGACAGCCACCGTTAGCGTGGCAGCCGTGGCGATCTTCGCAGCATTGTTCTTTTCGCAAACCGCCCGATTACTCATCACCGGTCAGCAATCCGATCATGCCCAAGTTGTGCTTGCAGTCGCTGCGACGGGATTCTGCACTTTGGCCGTGGTGTTGATTTTCCTATGCGTGCAAGCATTTGTCCGCCGATTGGCCGTCCAACCCCTACCCCACGAAATCAATCTGTAA
- a CDS encoding peptidoglycan D,D-transpeptidase FtsI family protein, whose amino-acid sequence MLNQPRSLFDDATDSITESGWQVDSRPIGRLCWLFVGFSVPILLIVVRLAYLQFAIGSDFAAPYAQTTETFEDIPTSDGRILTQDGQVLAEDTFELSLHIHYRWLEEPPNDAWLRQQALDRLDRLARRDPVLVQQAKQQVQADRETLWRRIAEETGTPIDELSQRRQAIQQRVERIATHVRENHERKLKAQQTPLETAPQSEWWERIWQRILDELTNAPSRERRGPIVIREELDYHPLLESISLHTAAKFESAPDQFPGLLVRRTSSRVYRDSSLAPHVIGVRTQIQGDEIRARKQQFPDGDPLAYREENRVGRSGIERHRELVLHGMPGQKRIVKNRQGEIITTEVVRHPRPGQDVTLTLHAPLQRQLQSLLARTLAARTGENADPAAGAAIVVMDVRTGAVVAAVSAPDYDLNDLITPTVDRWQELSSDPRRPFFNRVTQMAIAPGSVFKTLTSIALLESGQIDPDAPFYCRGFLDSPQSHRCYIYRHYGVGHQHIGLADAIAQSCNVYFFHGARVIGAEPIVGWADRFGFGRPTGIDLPSEAAGHVPSPTDEGAWYNGDTLGLAIGQSRLAVTPLQITRMMAAVANDGHLVTPHFVQRIGGQFTSGNTLSEPIPGLTPDTLERIREGLERVVAHPGGTGYKAVRSKLVQIAGKTGTAEVGGKEDHAWFAGYAPATSPRYALTVILEHAGSGGTAAGPVAKQTVESLVQLGLINQKSSTTN is encoded by the coding sequence ATGCTCAACCAACCCCGAAGTCTGTTCGACGATGCAACCGATTCCATCACCGAATCGGGATGGCAAGTCGATAGCCGTCCGATCGGCCGACTCTGCTGGTTATTCGTGGGGTTCTCGGTTCCGATCTTGCTGATCGTTGTTCGTCTTGCGTACCTACAATTTGCCATCGGCTCAGATTTCGCCGCCCCTTATGCACAGACGACCGAAACCTTCGAAGACATCCCCACATCCGATGGACGGATTCTCACTCAGGACGGTCAAGTTCTTGCCGAAGACACCTTCGAGCTGAGCTTGCATATTCACTATCGCTGGCTGGAAGAACCTCCGAACGATGCGTGGTTGCGACAACAGGCGTTGGACCGATTAGATCGACTCGCCCGACGTGATCCGGTTCTCGTTCAACAAGCCAAGCAACAAGTCCAAGCGGATCGCGAAACGCTATGGCGGCGAATAGCCGAAGAAACCGGCACGCCAATCGATGAACTCAGTCAACGACGACAAGCCATCCAACAACGGGTCGAACGCATCGCGACCCATGTGAGAGAAAATCACGAACGAAAACTCAAAGCTCAGCAAACTCCGTTGGAAACTGCTCCCCAATCGGAATGGTGGGAACGGATTTGGCAGCGAATTCTAGATGAACTGACCAACGCCCCATCGCGAGAGCGTCGCGGTCCGATCGTGATTCGTGAGGAGTTGGACTATCACCCGCTGTTGGAATCGATCTCGTTACACACGGCGGCAAAGTTTGAATCGGCCCCGGACCAATTTCCCGGTCTGCTCGTACGACGGACTTCCTCACGAGTGTATCGAGACAGTTCGTTGGCTCCGCATGTGATCGGCGTGCGAACCCAAATCCAGGGAGACGAAATCCGAGCCCGTAAACAGCAATTTCCCGATGGCGACCCCTTGGCCTATCGGGAAGAAAACCGCGTCGGTCGCAGCGGAATCGAACGGCATCGCGAGCTCGTCTTGCATGGAATGCCCGGCCAAAAACGAATCGTCAAGAACCGACAAGGCGAGATCATCACGACCGAAGTCGTCCGGCATCCGCGACCAGGTCAAGATGTCACTCTGACCTTACACGCACCACTCCAACGACAGTTACAGTCCCTCCTTGCGAGGACATTGGCAGCCAGAACCGGCGAAAACGCCGACCCCGCAGCCGGAGCTGCGATTGTTGTGATGGATGTCCGCACCGGAGCCGTCGTGGCGGCGGTGTCTGCTCCCGATTACGACTTGAACGATCTCATCACCCCCACGGTCGACCGTTGGCAGGAACTATCATCCGACCCACGACGCCCATTCTTCAACCGTGTGACCCAAATGGCTATTGCCCCCGGTTCGGTCTTCAAAACATTGACCTCAATTGCCCTACTTGAGAGTGGGCAAATCGACCCTGATGCTCCGTTCTATTGTCGAGGATTTTTAGATAGTCCACAGAGTCATCGCTGTTATATCTATCGCCATTACGGTGTCGGCCATCAACACATTGGTTTGGCAGACGCGATCGCACAGTCTTGCAACGTCTACTTCTTTCACGGAGCCCGCGTCATCGGTGCCGAGCCAATCGTTGGCTGGGCCGACCGTTTCGGATTCGGCCGTCCGACCGGAATCGACCTCCCAAGCGAAGCAGCCGGACACGTGCCCTCACCGACCGATGAAGGAGCATGGTACAACGGTGACACGTTAGGGCTGGCGATCGGGCAAAGTCGCTTGGCGGTCACGCCACTGCAAATCACTCGCATGATGGCAGCGGTCGCGAATGATGGTCATCTCGTCACGCCGCATTTTGTGCAGCGAATCGGCGGACAGTTCACCAGCGGAAACACGTTATCGGAACCGATTCCCGGTCTCACGCCCGACACACTCGAACGCATCCGCGAGGGTCTGGAACGTGTCGTCGCTCACCCGGGTGGCACGGGATACAAAGCGGTCCGATCAAAGCTCGTTCAAATCGCTGGAAAGACGGGAACAGCGGAAGTCGGTGGCAAAGAAGACCACGCCTGGTTTGCCGGCTACGCCCCTGCAACTAGTCCTCGGTATGCGTTGACTGTCATTCTGGAACACGCTGGAAGCGGCGGAACCGCAGCCGGTCCGGTGGCTAAACAAACGGTGGAATCCCTAGTGCAACTTGGCCTGATCAACCAGAAAAGTAGCACTACAAACTAG
- a CDS encoding alpha/beta hydrolase, with translation MKSILATLLLVTLATQSFAEELKTLKDVPYGTHPRQVLDFYPAKSDQPTPVVFYIHGGGWRGGDKKTNPKAFLQNGISVVAINYRYVQNAVQDKVIPPVKAPLEDAARALQFVRSKASEWNLDKKRIGATGGSAGACSSLWLAFHDDLADPDSDDPIARESTRLYCAAVNGAQVSLDPKELREWMPNYRYGAHAFGLPNINSLIENREKVLPWIQEYSPIEHVSKDDPPIALFYRGEVPVVGASPKDPTHSGIMGVKLAERLEEVGVDVVLVHPGQEHEKYSNSTTYLIDRLKK, from the coding sequence ATGAAGTCGATACTAGCAACGCTGTTACTTGTGACATTGGCAACTCAAAGTTTTGCCGAGGAACTGAAGACTCTCAAGGATGTGCCATACGGGACCCACCCTCGGCAAGTGTTAGATTTCTATCCAGCGAAATCCGATCAACCGACGCCCGTGGTTTTTTACATTCACGGCGGTGGTTGGCGAGGAGGTGATAAGAAGACGAATCCGAAGGCGTTTTTGCAGAACGGGATTTCTGTGGTGGCGATCAACTATCGCTATGTTCAAAATGCCGTCCAAGACAAAGTCATTCCGCCGGTAAAAGCTCCGTTAGAGGACGCGGCCCGTGCATTACAATTCGTGCGATCAAAAGCTAGCGAATGGAACTTGGATAAAAAACGCATTGGGGCGACTGGCGGGTCGGCCGGGGCGTGTTCATCTCTTTGGCTAGCATTTCATGATGACTTGGCCGACCCAGACAGTGATGATCCCATCGCCCGTGAGTCGACTCGCCTCTATTGCGCGGCCGTCAACGGAGCCCAGGTGTCTCTCGATCCAAAAGAACTCCGTGAATGGATGCCCAACTATCGCTATGGTGCACACGCATTCGGTTTACCGAATATCAATAGTTTGATCGAGAACCGAGAAAAAGTTCTGCCTTGGATTCAAGAGTACTCGCCGATTGAGCACGTCTCCAAAGACGATCCGCCGATCGCACTATTCTATCGTGGGGAAGTTCCGGTCGTTGGTGCGTCTCCGAAAGATCCCACACACTCGGGAATCATGGGCGTCAAACTCGCGGAACGCCTCGAAGAAGTGGGTGTAGATGTGGTGCTCGTTCACCCCGGTCAAGAACATGAGAAATATTCGAATTCGACAACCTACTTGATTGATCGGCTGAAGAAGTAG
- a CDS encoding DUF4153 domain-containing protein, giving the protein MADLEAERTRSAGITPWWNAAPVRVREVLTLLVTVAIADATVYHGHGYFGVAVLLAAFPVLLAVGSPRPRFGLDFIVATTMLLVAAIRLAWLGSVGLLLAGFALVVVVGMTLAGRLPFFAQFFQYLVQILPAGLLGLIQYGARLGQPKLGVSRSGGLGVALPAMAVLVFGAIFVMANPDLAELVGGNLSRFVEWFGDSFSSFLPKPLQVVWWGTVAWFTVGLWRPLPFTLPVVDSLEPTEQESSESTDQSVNQLYTAYRNTLVAVIILFALYLVFEFRTLWFREFPDGFYYSGYAHQGAAWLTFALALATVVLSMVFRGPVLQDPRCPNLRKWGWVWSVENGLLAMAVFNRLGIYIQFNGMTRMRVVGVLGICSVIVGFLLVLRKVTQNASFLWLLRRQLWTVCFFIWLYLVLPVDMLVHTANSRWVLAGHPAPAVQISEHPLDASGLCAIAPLLNCDDAIIRDGVRAMYAQAAETSFGYRSSRTASSRPQHWTACQGAKVCLAARLQETKPLWEPFLDQPLRNAALHRFHYYTMQWW; this is encoded by the coding sequence ATGGCCGACTTGGAAGCTGAACGGACCCGAAGTGCCGGCATCACACCGTGGTGGAATGCTGCTCCCGTCCGTGTGCGAGAAGTGCTGACTTTGTTGGTCACGGTGGCGATTGCCGATGCGACGGTCTATCACGGCCATGGGTATTTCGGGGTGGCGGTGTTGTTGGCGGCGTTTCCAGTGCTGCTAGCGGTTGGCTCACCGAGACCACGGTTCGGACTGGATTTCATCGTGGCAACGACCATGTTGCTCGTCGCCGCCATTCGCCTGGCGTGGTTGGGATCGGTCGGTTTGTTGCTTGCGGGATTCGCGTTAGTGGTTGTTGTTGGAATGACCCTCGCAGGGCGACTCCCGTTCTTTGCCCAGTTCTTTCAGTATCTTGTGCAGATATTGCCCGCCGGTTTGCTTGGACTGATTCAATACGGGGCCAGACTCGGTCAGCCGAAATTGGGGGTCTCGCGATCTGGGGGACTCGGTGTTGCGTTGCCGGCGATGGCCGTCCTTGTGTTTGGCGCGATCTTCGTGATGGCGAATCCCGATTTGGCGGAACTGGTCGGAGGCAACCTCTCCCGATTCGTCGAGTGGTTTGGAGATTCCTTCTCGAGTTTTCTTCCGAAGCCATTACAAGTGGTTTGGTGGGGCACTGTTGCTTGGTTCACGGTCGGGCTTTGGCGGCCACTTCCGTTCACGTTACCGGTCGTAGATTCGCTCGAACCGACGGAGCAAGAATCGTCTGAAAGCACGGACCAGTCGGTAAACCAACTCTATACGGCGTACCGCAATACATTGGTGGCGGTCATCATCCTCTTTGCGTTGTATCTCGTCTTTGAGTTCCGGACGTTGTGGTTCCGCGAATTCCCAGATGGTTTTTACTACTCCGGCTATGCTCATCAAGGAGCGGCTTGGTTGACATTCGCGTTGGCCCTAGCAACGGTTGTTCTCTCCATGGTTTTTCGTGGACCCGTCTTGCAGGATCCTCGCTGCCCGAATCTACGGAAATGGGGGTGGGTGTGGTCTGTGGAGAATGGTTTGCTCGCGATGGCCGTCTTCAACCGACTTGGGATCTACATCCAATTCAATGGCATGACGCGAATGCGAGTTGTCGGCGTGCTTGGCATCTGTTCCGTGATTGTCGGGTTTTTGCTGGTCTTGCGAAAAGTGACCCAGAATGCCAGTTTCCTTTGGCTATTAAGACGACAACTCTGGACGGTGTGTTTCTTCATTTGGCTGTACCTTGTATTGCCGGTCGATATGTTAGTTCACACGGCCAATTCCCGATGGGTGCTCGCGGGGCATCCGGCACCGGCGGTGCAAATCAGCGAACACCCTCTGGATGCCAGCGGGCTTTGTGCCATTGCACCACTCTTGAACTGCGATGATGCGATTATCCGAGATGGCGTTCGCGCGATGTATGCGCAGGCAGCTGAGACGTCATTCGGTTATCGGTCCTCAAGAACAGCATCATCACGTCCGCAGCATTGGACCGCTTGTCAAGGTGCCAAAGTGTGTCTCGCTGCACGTTTGCAAGAAACAAAACCGCTATGGGAACCTTTCCTCGATCAACCGCTTAGGAATGCCGCTCTTCATCGTTTCCACTACTACACAATGCAATGGTGGTAG
- a CDS encoding DUF1559 domain-containing protein — MQRSQHVPRRGFTLIELLVVIAIIAILIALLLPAVQQAREAARRTQCRNNLKQLGIALHNYHDTARKFPPAGVGYGWCTGAGDDYITNANGLSFLLPYIEQNNLAESIDSLHAHQGFEGGGCCSYSGNTNGTLAGDPAVNAQAMTTLIDALLCPSDPGRTHLGTGYHYGVTVSPGGAKTCYDFISSRSILGNCNYWKNAGASRYMFGHNSTTRVADVTDGTTNTLMVGETTLEVANGEPNPWGYRGWVQSGVDPNGGLNVWDIPTSTGRPQLGNLNSWGQAGSLHPGGCHFAMGDGSVRFISENVSNTTLVQLARMGDGTVVELP; from the coding sequence ATGCAACGTTCGCAGCACGTCCCTCGACGCGGATTTACGCTCATTGAATTGTTGGTGGTCATTGCGATCATCGCGATTTTGATCGCCTTGCTTCTCCCTGCGGTTCAACAAGCCCGGGAAGCGGCTCGTCGAACTCAATGCCGGAACAACCTGAAACAACTCGGGATCGCTCTGCACAACTACCACGACACCGCCCGCAAGTTCCCGCCAGCTGGTGTGGGATACGGCTGGTGTACCGGGGCTGGCGACGATTATATCACGAATGCGAACGGGCTTTCATTTTTGTTGCCCTACATCGAGCAAAACAATTTGGCTGAGAGTATCGATAGCCTGCATGCCCACCAAGGATTTGAAGGCGGCGGTTGCTGCAGTTACTCCGGTAACACCAACGGGACACTTGCGGGAGACCCAGCCGTCAACGCACAAGCCATGACGACCTTAATCGACGCCCTGCTATGCCCGTCCGATCCCGGCCGTACCCACCTCGGAACGGGCTACCACTACGGCGTGACCGTAAGCCCCGGTGGAGCCAAGACTTGTTACGATTTCATTTCATCTCGTAGCATCCTTGGCAACTGCAATTACTGGAAGAACGCCGGAGCAAGCCGCTACATGTTTGGTCATAACAGCACGACACGCGTGGCAGACGTGACGGACGGAACAACCAACACCCTGATGGTCGGCGAAACGACGTTGGAAGTTGCCAATGGTGAGCCCAACCCCTGGGGATACCGGGGTTGGGTGCAATCGGGTGTTGATCCGAACGGCGGACTCAACGTCTGGGACATTCCCACCAGCACCGGACGACCACAGCTCGGAAACCTGAATAGCTGGGGTCAAGCCGGAAGTCTCCATCCCGGCGGATGCCACTTCGCAATGGGTGACGGTTCGGTGCGATTCATCTCCGAGAACGTCAGCAACACCACCCTGGTCCAGTTGGCCCGCATGGGTGACGGGACGGTTGTTGAACTTCCATAA
- a CDS encoding DUF4198 domain-containing protein, with the protein MKPVSWLVLFSGLALTLGCGGSGDEGPEVLPVTGIVTLNSEPLADADIKLFPIGDTPGVGGFARTDAEGKFELQYNRGGQGAPAGEYRVQVSRRMMPDGSPVPADDDTPPIESPATETLPRMYSDPNNSQLTTTVTESETPITLELTTK; encoded by the coding sequence ATGAAACCTGTGTCCTGGCTTGTGTTATTTTCCGGTTTGGCCCTCACTTTGGGTTGTGGTGGCTCGGGTGACGAAGGCCCGGAAGTCCTTCCCGTCACCGGAATCGTGACGTTAAACTCCGAACCTCTTGCCGACGCCGACATCAAGTTGTTCCCCATCGGCGACACCCCAGGTGTTGGTGGATTTGCCCGAACGGACGCGGAAGGAAAATTCGAACTTCAATACAACCGAGGTGGACAGGGAGCACCGGCCGGTGAATACCGAGTCCAAGTCAGCCGACGAATGATGCCGGACGGCTCCCCGGTTCCAGCCGATGATGACACGCCACCAATTGAATCTCCAGCTACCGAAACTCTTCCGAGGATGTATAGCGATCCGAACAACAGTCAACTCACGACGACCGTCACGGAATCCGAAACACCAATCACACTGGAATTAACCACCAAATAG
- a CDS encoding HTTM domain-containing protein, whose protein sequence is MKYEPPEKKPKLRDRINDFFYAEEVPFSLALIRIVMPLVLMVPLLPRWPHARELYSLDGAPAPLWDSYSHYGMLPIMPGAVVVLMHSTMIISFLTAAIGWCTRASLITATILFTYLNLCDSISTITKYSVVATHVLLLLSFSQCGAVWSVDAWLKRRRRSNCPGIEGLDQPRSAVWPRRLIQLMIGIVYFGAAATKIHTPAFFSGDQMIQWMRTYINHQHPLGDWLAEFPLLVIISAYVSITWEATFLFLSWRGFGRVVMIGLGVIFHAMTYFLLGLHVFPLVCITVYLSFLSETDVRRMAAWFRRVRRRLGLLAKRSVAQPTWALSAEEVAQRVWQGRTAWVGTLIVLASFGLLLEHWLDPYQKRGPDGPKQLAELDPQVVRHMLAPSEAIRPTDKVYSFDLGGQMVGEHLLAQKREFRHGEALIAQANFIPPHGDLALTCTLEDEFGHAIERIHVTMERERFRAHFLFPVQLAYAPGNYEVVLSTGGQEMARRPLRIVDGPAVVMTGR, encoded by the coding sequence ATGAAGTATGAACCTCCTGAAAAGAAACCGAAGCTCCGCGATCGTATCAACGACTTCTTCTACGCCGAAGAAGTGCCGTTCAGCTTGGCATTGATTCGGATCGTGATGCCGTTGGTGCTGATGGTCCCGTTGTTGCCGCGTTGGCCGCACGCTCGGGAACTTTACTCGCTGGACGGAGCACCGGCTCCGCTTTGGGATTCCTACAGTCATTACGGGATGCTCCCAATTATGCCGGGAGCGGTCGTGGTGTTGATGCACTCGACGATGATCATCTCGTTCCTGACGGCGGCGATCGGTTGGTGCACGCGAGCGTCGTTGATCACGGCGACCATCTTGTTCACGTACCTCAATCTTTGTGACTCGATCAGCACGATCACAAAATACTCCGTCGTGGCGACGCACGTTCTGTTGTTGCTGAGTTTCTCGCAATGTGGGGCGGTTTGGTCGGTGGATGCGTGGCTGAAACGCCGTCGTCGTTCCAATTGTCCGGGAATCGAAGGATTGGATCAGCCCCGTTCGGCAGTTTGGCCTCGTCGTTTGATTCAGCTGATGATTGGGATTGTCTACTTCGGTGCTGCGGCAACAAAAATCCACACGCCCGCGTTTTTCAGCGGCGATCAAATGATTCAGTGGATGCGAACTTACATCAATCATCAGCATCCGCTGGGTGATTGGTTGGCCGAGTTTCCGTTGCTGGTGATCATCTCCGCTTACGTCTCGATTACTTGGGAAGCGACGTTTCTCTTTCTGTCTTGGCGAGGGTTTGGCCGCGTCGTGATGATCGGGTTGGGCGTCATCTTCCATGCGATGACGTACTTCTTACTCGGCTTGCACGTCTTTCCTTTAGTGTGCATTACAGTCTATCTCAGCTTCCTCAGCGAAACCGATGTTCGTCGAATGGCGGCTTGGTTTCGGCGTGTTCGGCGTCGATTGGGATTGCTGGCGAAGCGATCGGTTGCCCAGCCGACCTGGGCGTTGTCGGCTGAAGAAGTTGCTCAACGAGTTTGGCAAGGTCGCACCGCTTGGGTGGGCACGTTGATTGTGCTGGCTTCGTTCGGGCTTCTCCTCGAGCACTGGCTGGATCCGTATCAGAAACGGGGCCCCGATGGACCCAAACAACTTGCGGAATTGGATCCTCAGGTTGTTCGGCATATGCTCGCTCCCAGCGAAGCGATTCGCCCGACCGACAAGGTGTACTCATTCGACTTGGGCGGACAAATGGTGGGAGAGCATTTGCTGGCTCAAAAACGGGAGTTTCGACATGGCGAAGCACTGATCGCCCAAGCCAACTTCATTCCACCACACGGTGATTTAGCATTGACCTGTACGCTCGAGGATGAGTTCGGTCATGCGATTGAGCGGATTCACGTCACGATGGAACGCGAGCGGTTTCGGGCTCACTTCTTGTTCCCGGTTCAGCTGGCTTATGCTCCGGGGAACTACGAAGTGGTTCTGAGTACCGGGGGCCAAGAGATGGCTCGGCGACCACTCCGAATTGTCGATGGACCTGCCGTCGTCATGACCGGGCGTTGA
- a CDS encoding sugar phosphate isomerase/epimerase family protein produces MNRRSFLRTATAACLSTPLVNLPVSLAADAPATTKRDQRFAISTYSFWQFRHQELRDIEECIERSAAMGFDGVEILHRQMTDESNAYLQRLKRRAFVNAIDLCGFSTHQGFLRPEPEYRTRNVEHTIRCIELCYKLGIPTMRVNTGTWGTSKNFDDLMKNRGIEPPIEGYTDEDGFKWVIDGLERCLKTAERCGVVLGLENHWGLGRTPEGVMKVVNAIDSPWLQVTMDTGNFLEDPYDRLVKLAPKTVLVQAKTYFGGGLWYELDLDYRRIAKMLKQHNYQGYVSLEFEGKENPLTGIPKSLKALQLAFNT; encoded by the coding sequence GTGAACCGAAGATCATTTCTCAGAACCGCCACCGCGGCTTGTCTTTCGACCCCGCTTGTGAATCTCCCCGTATCCCTCGCAGCCGACGCCCCCGCCACGACAAAACGCGATCAGCGTTTCGCGATTTCCACGTATTCGTTCTGGCAATTCCGGCACCAGGAACTTCGCGACATTGAGGAATGCATCGAGCGTTCCGCAGCGATGGGGTTTGATGGCGTAGAAATTCTTCATCGCCAGATGACGGATGAATCCAATGCCTATCTGCAGCGACTCAAGCGGCGCGCATTCGTAAACGCGATTGATCTATGCGGTTTCTCCACGCATCAAGGTTTTCTCCGGCCCGAACCGGAATACCGAACACGAAACGTCGAGCATACGATCCGTTGTATTGAGCTGTGCTACAAACTCGGCATCCCCACAATGCGAGTCAACACTGGCACATGGGGAACGAGCAAGAACTTTGACGACCTGATGAAGAATCGCGGGATCGAGCCACCCATTGAAGGCTATACCGACGAAGACGGATTCAAATGGGTAATCGATGGTTTAGAACGCTGTCTCAAGACGGCCGAACGTTGCGGTGTGGTTCTCGGACTGGAAAATCATTGGGGACTTGGCCGCACTCCCGAGGGCGTCATGAAAGTTGTTAATGCGATTGATTCCCCGTGGTTGCAAGTCACCATGGACACCGGCAACTTCTTAGAAGATCCCTACGATCGTCTAGTAAAACTCGCACCGAAGACGGTCCTCGTTCAGGCCAAGACCTACTTCGGCGGCGGACTCTGGTACGAGTTAGACCTCGACTATCGCCGCATCGCTAAAATGCTAAAGCAACACAACTATCAAGGTTATGTTTCACTCGAGTTCGAAGGCAAAGAGAACCCTCTCACGGGAATTCCTAAAAGCCTAAAAGCTCTCCAACTCGCATTTAACACTTGA
- a CDS encoding dienelactone hydrolase family protein produces MTRILVTLLSIVTLTQTSNAQNRIQPELFEVPEIQSTWDDLTEGIESREDWEKRQSQLKQRYLDLIRDQFKPEKPPLDLEIHEDVEVEGIYRRQLISYAVESDERAHAYLGIPLNVKAKAPAIVALHGTYAMGKKRVAGLVDNPDKAYLDHLCRRGYVVIAPEHFVSGHRTPSKGAYETEEFHKKHPNWTAVGKFTYEHSIAIDVLETLDFVDHKNIGVLGHSLGGHGSIFLAAYDNRIKAAACNCGASFFRHNPKVLAWSRDRWYIYFKPIREGLLKQEMPPIDFHEIIALIAPRAFLDLSGLNDGHGPTQRQRVLMLTKIMEVYELEEAPENFAFYVHGRGHSVAHESRQLMYGWMDTHLKPEEATKTRLLQTQTED; encoded by the coding sequence ATGACACGAATCTTAGTAACCCTACTTTCGATAGTCACGCTCACCCAAACATCGAATGCACAGAACCGCATTCAACCGGAGTTGTTTGAAGTCCCCGAAATCCAGTCAACATGGGACGACTTAACCGAAGGCATCGAGTCACGAGAGGACTGGGAGAAACGCCAGAGTCAACTCAAGCAACGTTATCTCGACTTGATTCGCGACCAATTCAAACCAGAAAAGCCCCCCCTTGACCTGGAGATTCACGAAGATGTTGAGGTGGAAGGCATCTACCGCAGACAACTCATTAGCTACGCGGTGGAATCTGATGAACGAGCCCATGCCTATCTAGGCATTCCTTTGAACGTCAAAGCGAAAGCACCGGCAATCGTCGCCTTGCATGGCACTTACGCGATGGGCAAGAAGCGGGTCGCGGGGCTCGTTGACAACCCTGACAAGGCGTATCTCGATCACCTGTGCCGTCGCGGCTATGTTGTCATCGCGCCAGAACATTTTGTTTCAGGACATCGCACGCCATCTAAGGGTGCATACGAAACGGAAGAGTTTCATAAGAAGCACCCGAACTGGACAGCCGTCGGAAAGTTCACTTACGAACATTCAATCGCGATTGATGTTCTTGAGACACTTGATTTTGTCGACCATAAGAACATTGGAGTGCTAGGCCATTCACTAGGCGGACACGGGTCGATTTTCCTAGCAGCCTATGATAACCGCATCAAAGCGGCGGCTTGCAATTGCGGTGCGTCATTCTTTCGACATAACCCTAAAGTCCTCGCTTGGTCTCGCGATCGTTGGTATATCTATTTCAAGCCCATCCGCGAAGGCCTCCTCAAACAAGAGATGCCACCGATTGATTTCCATGAGATCATTGCCCTAATAGCCCCCCGGGCGTTTCTTGACTTATCTGGACTTAATGACGGGCACGGCCCAACGCAACGCCAACGAGTTTTGATGTTAACAAAGATCATGGAAGTCTATGAACTCGAAGAAGCCCCCGAAAACTTTGCATTCTATGTTCACGGCCGGGGCCACTCCGTCGCCCACGAATCTCGTCAACTCATGTACGGTTGGATGGACACCCACTTGAAACCGGAAGAAGCCACCAAAACGCGACTTCTGCAAACACAAACGGAAGACTAA